In one window of Saprospiraceae bacterium DNA:
- a CDS encoding efflux RND transporter periplasmic adaptor subunit, with the protein MRHIHFFPVLLLFAALAACQQDAQKDDTSQTAFAFTLSDTMAARCQFYEALVEPVMVELRLFGKISADNNKVAQVYPIVGGNVLKINVEVGDYVRRGDVLAVMRSGEVAGFQKDRLNALNDVAIAEKNLQVARDMFAGKLLTEKEVIAAQRELDKARAELERVNELYSIYSLRDGSIYNITAPMNGFVLAKDINQNEQLRSDRTEPVFAIAEINEVWALANVNESDIGKVRLGIPAAVHTVSFPDDVYRGQVDKIYNTIDPETKAMKIRVKIPNPTLKLKPEMNATVNLRFPEGSSLVAVPAASIIFDKGKNWVMVYRDRSDIETRLVHLHSQVGDKAYITAGLEPGEKVISKNGLWVYDALND; encoded by the coding sequence ATGCGACACATACACTTTTTCCCCGTATTGCTTCTGTTCGCCGCCCTCGCAGCCTGCCAACAGGATGCCCAAAAAGACGATACTAGCCAAACGGCGTTTGCCTTCACCCTAAGCGACACCATGGCCGCCCGCTGCCAATTCTACGAGGCCCTAGTAGAGCCGGTAATGGTCGAACTGCGCCTCTTCGGCAAGATCAGCGCCGACAACAACAAAGTCGCCCAGGTATATCCTATCGTGGGCGGCAACGTGCTCAAAATCAACGTAGAAGTGGGCGACTACGTCCGCCGAGGCGACGTGTTGGCCGTCATGCGCAGCGGCGAGGTGGCCGGCTTCCAGAAAGACCGCCTCAATGCCCTGAACGACGTGGCCATCGCCGAAAAAAACCTGCAAGTGGCCCGCGACATGTTTGCTGGCAAACTGCTGACCGAAAAAGAGGTCATCGCCGCCCAGCGCGAACTGGACAAAGCCCGCGCCGAACTGGAGCGCGTGAACGAACTGTACAGCATCTACAGCCTGCGCGACGGCTCCATCTACAACATCACCGCCCCCATGAACGGGTTCGTACTGGCCAAGGACATCAATCAGAACGAACAGCTCCGCTCCGACCGCACCGAACCCGTGTTCGCCATCGCCGAGATCAACGAGGTGTGGGCTTTGGCCAACGTGAACGAAAGCGACATCGGCAAAGTCCGGCTCGGCATCCCCGCTGCCGTCCACACCGTCAGCTTCCCCGACGACGTGTACCGCGGGCAGGTGGACAAAATCTACAACACCATTGACCCCGAGACCAAGGCCATGAAAATCCGGGTGAAAATCCCCAACCCCACTCTCAAACTCAAGCCGGAGATGAACGCCACCGTCAACCTGCGCTTCCCCGAAGGCAGCAGCCTCGTGGCCGTGCCCGCCGCGTCCATCATCTTCGACAAGGGCAAAAACTGGGTCATGGTCTATCGCGACCGCAGCGACATCGAAACGCGCCTCGTGCACCTGCACAGCCAAGTCGGCGACAAGGCCTACATCACCGCCGGCCTCGAACCCGGCGAAAAAGTCATTTCCAAAAACGGTTTGTGGGTGTACGACGCGCTCAACGACTAA
- a CDS encoding TolC family protein, which produces MKSRLLAPLLLLGATLHAADTLRVNLRQADSLFLASNYRLLTAALNVDAQRAQIVQARLYPNPVVFADFNLLDPENEKALHIGRTGQKALQVEQLILLGGKRQAQVDLAKTNAELAELELEDLTRQLRFELRKSYFAVGRHIFLLDRYTRQLEQLDTLISAYSDQAAKGNVALKDLVRLKSEYLGLVNVRAQIFEALFAEQGTLQMLLRTDRFVLPDTATAAYNRYVSRFDDAFLLDAALSARPDYRATERLVVFSNQNTRLQRALAKPDVSVFGAYDQRSGAFVNQVNIGASMPLPMWNRNQGNIQAAKIGEQMAALGREELRTAIAVEIANRNRAYEQALAEYRKMLEVFNADYDRILEGMTDNFTRGNVNLIEFLDFFQAYNEALGTVSDVRQQLGLTAEYLNFLTATELFQ; this is translated from the coding sequence ATGAAATCCAGATTGCTTGCGCCGCTGCTGCTGCTCGGCGCTACCCTGCATGCCGCCGATACCCTGCGTGTCAACCTGCGCCAAGCCGATAGCCTCTTCCTCGCGTCCAATTACCGCCTGCTGACCGCCGCCCTGAACGTGGATGCCCAGCGCGCCCAGATCGTGCAGGCCCGACTGTACCCCAATCCGGTCGTCTTCGCCGACTTCAACTTGCTCGACCCAGAGAATGAAAAAGCCCTGCACATCGGGCGCACGGGACAAAAAGCGCTTCAGGTGGAGCAACTCATCCTGCTCGGCGGCAAGCGCCAAGCCCAAGTGGACTTGGCCAAAACCAACGCCGAACTCGCCGAACTGGAGCTGGAAGACCTGACCCGCCAACTGCGCTTCGAACTGCGCAAGAGCTATTTCGCAGTAGGCCGCCACATCTTCCTGCTCGACCGATACACCCGCCAACTCGAACAACTAGATACACTCATCAGCGCCTATAGCGACCAGGCCGCCAAAGGCAACGTGGCACTCAAAGACCTCGTGCGCCTCAAATCGGAGTACCTCGGCCTCGTCAACGTGCGGGCGCAAATCTTCGAAGCACTGTTTGCCGAACAAGGCACCCTCCAAATGCTGCTCCGCACCGACCGGTTTGTGTTGCCCGACACCGCCACCGCCGCCTACAACCGCTACGTCAGCCGCTTCGACGATGCCTTTCTGCTCGATGCCGCCCTCAGCGCCCGGCCCGACTACCGCGCCACCGAGCGGTTGGTCGTCTTCTCGAACCAAAACACCCGGCTCCAGCGCGCCTTAGCCAAGCCCGACGTGAGTGTGTTCGGTGCCTACGACCAGCGCAGCGGAGCCTTTGTCAATCAGGTCAACATAGGCGCAAGTATGCCCCTGCCCATGTGGAACCGCAACCAAGGCAACATTCAGGCCGCCAAGATCGGCGAACAAATGGCCGCCCTCGGACGAGAGGAACTGCGCACAGCCATCGCCGTGGAAATCGCCAACCGCAACCGAGCCTACGAACAGGCCTTGGCAGAGTACCGCAAAATGCTGGAAGTCTTCAATGCCGACTACGACCGCATCCTCGAAGGCATGACCGACAACTTCACGCGCGGCAACGTCAACCTCATCGAGTTTCTCGACTTTTTCCAAGCTTACAACGAAGCGCTCGGCACCGTCTCCGATGTCCGCCAACAACTCGGCTTGACTGCCGAATACCTCAACTTCCTGACTGCAACCGAACTTTTCCAATAA
- a CDS encoding response regulator transcription factor has protein sequence MRILLIEDDPTLSQNIKADLSAQGFTVDVAFDGQVAEKMLRQFEYDCIVLDINLPHKNGYQLTREFRSHDVHTPILMLTAFSELQDKLDGFEAGADDYLGKPFYHKELVARIKALLKRKSRPGKGNQQHRRYRVRNLELIEEAKQVLLDGAPLDLTPREYQILLLLLKGRGNVVSKQEFIREIWGRHFEANTNTIEVYINLLRNKIDKTRTDRLIKTRVGFGYYIDEDIHET, from the coding sequence ATGCGAATACTACTCATAGAAGACGACCCGACGCTCTCCCAAAACATTAAGGCAGATTTGTCCGCACAAGGTTTTACCGTAGATGTCGCCTTCGACGGCCAAGTGGCTGAAAAAATGCTGCGCCAATTTGAGTACGACTGCATAGTGCTGGATATCAACCTGCCGCACAAAAATGGGTATCAACTGACACGGGAGTTTCGCAGCCACGACGTGCACACACCAATCCTGATGCTTACGGCATTCAGCGAATTACAAGACAAATTGGATGGCTTCGAAGCAGGTGCTGACGACTATCTTGGCAAGCCTTTCTACCACAAAGAACTTGTGGCACGCATCAAGGCACTGTTAAAGCGAAAATCGAGGCCGGGCAAGGGCAATCAGCAGCACCGGCGTTACCGTGTCCGCAACCTCGAACTGATTGAAGAAGCCAAACAGGTGCTGCTCGACGGTGCACCCCTAGACCTCACCCCGCGCGAATATCAGATTCTATTGCTCCTGTTAAAAGGACGTGGCAACGTGGTGTCCAAGCAGGAATTCATCCGGGAAATCTGGGGCAGACACTTTGAAGCCAACACCAACACCATCGAGGTGTATATCAACCTGCTGCGAAACAAAATTGACAAAACCCGCACCGACCGCCTCATCAAGACGCGCGTAGGTTTCGGCTACTACATTGACGAGGACATCCATGAAACTTAG
- a CDS encoding PKD domain-containing protein has protein sequence MKTLHSFLFAWFFATSFIKAQPTPSPALAHFGATPENGGIRFRPQCPPLVQRAGAPAAFYTYYWEFGDGDFSFEESPLHRYETGGPHQALLAATAHYDDKQKPPKPTSQQVFASTSAPGALRPNHVFTKTAQAIALKTNQQPAAGEEIVCIISYRNNSIFTTDGRLHLFFNERKFPATHFTFLNARTHFGEKSEAAYTQTLPQKVLDWDALFEGIATAGNAAPLFFAAPPSSAELLQKARQNYRDEQGWRFTALKPGEQRNLFVSLQGTANMLKDTSAFIHLKGLFAPFDPAVSPEEFTLEIEIVSSHDPNAIAVSDNRVSYRNVGGKNLDYKVRFQNNGEGPAQKVELTITLPEGLNASKMRPIKWYPECPICTTPPQPSGCLDTATTRDGLVFTFRNIYLPGSRQKGVSDYDSTQGFVRYRIEPHKDMPKRPFRSQASIVFDKNKPVLTNFSKTRFKPGISPGLKMGYAFQPDSSDTGYFFFGASLSPYKSWRIYPQVELLTGVKGRTDLPERLTLLPGDISQLMGDLDTLVSQEIRESGSRGFFSLEVPVLLRKNFAKFVGVGIGGSARVLFENGEDRRQVTTTRTPYRRAAGPTGVVEYLQTGDPVTTTDPSTQDLNETNLRFSLFADLTLGSVRVGPNVGIRAGGILLDGFQPFVQASFEYKF, from the coding sequence ATGAAAACGCTGCACTCGTTCCTATTTGCTTGGTTCTTCGCCACCTCATTCATCAAGGCTCAACCCACTCCATCACCTGCACTTGCCCATTTCGGCGCCACACCCGAAAATGGCGGCATCCGCTTCCGCCCCCAATGCCCGCCTTTGGTGCAAAGGGCTGGTGCGCCCGCAGCATTTTACACCTACTATTGGGAATTTGGCGACGGTGATTTTAGCTTCGAGGAAAGCCCCTTGCACCGCTACGAGACCGGCGGGCCCCATCAGGCGCTGCTCGCGGCCACCGCCCACTACGACGACAAGCAAAAACCACCCAAACCCACGTCGCAACAGGTGTTTGCCAGCACTAGTGCTCCGGGCGCGTTGCGCCCCAACCATGTTTTCACGAAAACCGCGCAAGCCATCGCTCTCAAAACCAATCAACAGCCCGCCGCCGGAGAGGAAATCGTCTGCATCATCAGTTACCGCAACAACAGCATTTTCACCACCGACGGTCGCCTCCACCTCTTTTTCAACGAGCGAAAATTCCCCGCCACTCATTTTACCTTTTTGAACGCCCGCACCCATTTTGGCGAAAAAAGCGAGGCCGCTTACACGCAAACCCTTCCACAAAAGGTGCTTGACTGGGATGCCCTTTTCGAGGGAATAGCGACTGCGGGCAACGCCGCCCCGCTATTTTTCGCAGCGCCCCCGTCGTCCGCCGAACTGCTCCAAAAGGCTCGGCAAAACTACCGCGACGAGCAAGGGTGGCGATTCACCGCCCTCAAACCCGGCGAACAGCGCAACCTCTTTGTCAGCCTGCAAGGCACGGCCAATATGCTCAAAGACACCAGTGCCTTCATCCACTTGAAAGGCCTGTTCGCGCCCTTCGACCCCGCCGTTTCGCCCGAAGAATTTACCCTCGAAATCGAAATCGTCAGTTCCCACGACCCCAACGCCATAGCCGTTTCCGACAATCGGGTGAGTTACCGGAATGTGGGCGGAAAAAATCTTGACTACAAAGTGCGCTTCCAAAACAACGGCGAAGGCCCGGCACAAAAAGTGGAGCTTACCATCACCCTGCCAGAGGGCCTGAACGCCAGCAAAATGCGCCCCATCAAGTGGTACCCGGAATGCCCCATCTGCACGACCCCGCCCCAACCCAGCGGCTGCCTCGACACCGCCACCACCCGCGATGGGCTGGTGTTCACCTTTCGCAACATTTACCTCCCCGGCAGCCGCCAAAAGGGGGTGAGCGACTACGACTCCACGCAGGGCTTCGTGCGATACCGCATCGAACCGCACAAGGATATGCCCAAGCGACCCTTCCGCAGCCAAGCCTCCATTGTGTTCGACAAAAACAAACCCGTGCTGACCAATTTTTCCAAAACGCGCTTCAAACCGGGCATTTCGCCCGGGCTCAAAATGGGCTATGCCTTTCAGCCCGATTCGTCCGACACGGGCTATTTCTTCTTCGGGGCCAGCCTCTCGCCCTACAAGTCGTGGCGCATCTATCCGCAAGTGGAATTGCTCACGGGGGTGAAGGGTCGCACCGACTTGCCCGAACGCCTCACCCTCTTGCCCGGCGATATTTCCCAGCTCATGGGCGACTTGGACACACTGGTGTCGCAAGAAATACGCGAATCGGGAAGCCGGGGCTTTTTCTCGTTGGAAGTACCAGTGTTGTTGCGGAAGAACTTTGCCAAATTCGTTGGAGTCGGCATCGGCGGCAGCGCCCGGGTTTTGTTCGAAAATGGCGAAGACCGCAGACAAGTGACCACCACGCGCACCCCGTATCGCCGGGCCGCCGGCCCCACGGGAGTCGTGGAATACTTGCAGACGGGCGACCCTGTCACGACCACCGACCCCTCCACACAAGACCTCAACGAGACCAACCTGCGTTTCTCGCTTTTTGCCGACCTCACGCTCGGCAGCGTGCGCGTCGGGCCAAACGTGGGCATTCGGGCCGGCGGCATCTTGTTGGATGGCTTTCAGCCGTTCGTGCAGGCCTCGTTTGAATACAAGTTTTGA
- a CDS encoding HAMP domain-containing histidine kinase gives MKLSRRILLYFSTSIIAFIGLALWLVYLFFADYRREEFWRRLTEEGEVALRMLAQADSAETTPQYPVDFMDDADDERMLIFDRDRRVYYNSLGNKRHYYHPEMLNALSKSNPDLQGSEQGVAIKGLYREQDGREFYIITRASDQFGMRKQEYLRYLLLGTFVIACVLVVLISHYLARQITAPLEHIAKQIEQVRLDTLQKPLDIPSGSVEVQQLALKFNAMRERLDQAVKFQSHFIQHVSHELKTPLAVLFSNLERAEATGNETALRQALLEHKTGLRDVADILDALLQIAQVEAGAKQALGQPVRIDELLFQVMDSLRYAYDDLHIEVALDESITDAAQLTVTGNRGLLHAVLQNLLKNAHLYHREHPPTVALAPLPGGLRLTVCNDGPTLPPEEAERLFQHFFRGSNSSKHSGFGLGLALAHHIVALHGGQLWYEVSEQKGWNCFQVELRL, from the coding sequence ATGAAACTTAGCCGCCGCATCCTACTCTATTTCTCCACGTCCATCATCGCCTTTATCGGATTGGCTTTGTGGTTGGTGTATCTATTTTTTGCCGACTACCGCCGCGAGGAGTTCTGGCGCCGATTGACAGAAGAAGGTGAGGTCGCTTTGCGTATGTTGGCGCAAGCAGACTCAGCCGAAACAACCCCACAATATCCCGTGGACTTCATGGACGATGCCGACGACGAGCGGATGCTCATCTTCGACCGCGACCGGCGCGTGTACTACAACAGCCTCGGCAACAAGCGCCACTATTATCATCCCGAAATGCTGAACGCACTCAGCAAAAGCAATCCAGACCTCCAAGGAAGCGAACAGGGCGTGGCCATCAAAGGACTATACCGGGAACAGGACGGCCGTGAGTTCTACATCATCACCCGGGCCAGCGACCAGTTCGGCATGCGCAAGCAAGAGTACCTCAGGTACCTGTTGCTCGGCACGTTTGTCATCGCTTGTGTGCTCGTGGTGCTTATTTCCCATTATTTGGCCCGTCAAATCACGGCCCCGCTCGAACACATCGCCAAACAGATAGAACAAGTCCGCTTGGACACACTCCAAAAGCCACTTGATATACCCAGCGGCAGTGTCGAGGTACAGCAACTGGCACTGAAATTCAATGCCATGCGCGAACGATTGGACCAAGCAGTCAAATTTCAAAGCCATTTCATCCAGCACGTCTCACACGAACTGAAAACACCTTTGGCCGTGTTATTCTCCAACCTCGAACGCGCTGAAGCGACAGGCAACGAAACAGCTCTTCGCCAAGCCCTGCTAGAACACAAGACTGGCCTGCGCGACGTGGCCGACATTCTGGATGCCCTGCTCCAGATAGCGCAAGTGGAAGCTGGCGCCAAGCAAGCACTCGGCCAACCAGTGCGCATTGACGAGCTCCTGTTTCAGGTCATGGATTCCCTACGCTATGCGTACGACGACCTGCACATCGAAGTAGCGCTCGACGAGAGCATTACCGATGCCGCCCAGTTGACCGTGACTGGCAACCGAGGCCTGCTGCACGCCGTGCTGCAAAACCTGCTCAAAAACGCCCACCTTTACCATCGCGAACACCCGCCAACGGTGGCCCTTGCCCCCCTGCCCGGCGGCCTGCGCCTGACGGTCTGCAACGACGGCCCTACACTGCCGCCAGAAGAGGCCGAACGTCTGTTCCAGCATTTCTTCCGCGGCAGCAACAGCAGTAAGCACAGCGGCTTCGGGCTCGGGCTGGCGCTGGCGCACCATATCGTGGCACTACACGGGGGGCAGCTGTGGTACGAGGTGTCGGAGCAAAAGGGGTGGAACTGTTTTCAGGTGGAGCTGCGTCTTTAA
- a CDS encoding efflux RND transporter permease subunit: MNKFIKNIIGFSLKNKFFTFFWVLILVITGVVSYLHIPIEAFPDVTNTQIIIVTEWNGRSAEEVERFVTTPIEIAMNPVQRKTNVRSITMFGLSVIKIIFEDDVEDFFARQQVNNQLRSVTLPEGVEPDVQPPYGPTGEIFRYVLRSPQRDTRELLTIQNWVIDRHLRAVPGIADLVAFGGQEKIYEIAVNPIKAQQYEMTPLEIFEAVGKANLNVGGDVIEKNGQAYVVRGIGLLSSMAEIENTIVDNFNGNPVLVKNVAEVRESSAPRVGQVGLDDEDDVVEGIVVMRKGENPSEVLARLKAKIEELNNDILPADVKMETFYDRDRLMSYCTETVLHNLFEGIVLVTVVVFLFMADWRTTLIVAIVIPLSLLFAFMCLKMKGMSANLLSLGAVDFGIIIDGAVVMVEGLFVALDRMAHQRGMPQFNRLAKLGLIRRTGTEMGKAVFFSKLIIISALLPIFSFQKVEGKMFSPLAYTLGFALLGALLFTLTLVPVLVSVLLRKNVREKHNPVVNFINNLVEGGFRRTFANKRTSLAVSVAVLALTLFSTRWLGTEFLPQLNEGALWVEAKMPMSTSLPQTVQMTGELRKVLNSFPEVNGVLSQAGRSNDGTDPSGFYYVQMQVNLKPKEEWGRKITMDQLVEEMDAKLKHFQGINYNYSQPIIDNVAEAVAGMNANNAVKIIGPDLNVLDSLANLVLEKIEHVPGIKDIGILRNLGQPEVSVVLDEEKMALYGVTKADALSVIEMAIGGKTATVKYEGERKFDIRIRFDREYRKDEDDLLRLFIPTLSGGRIPLKEIADIHTVTGPAFIYRDNTKRFIGVKFTVRERDLGSTISEAQAAVRDIQFPPGYTVNWAGEFENQVRATKRLAQVTPISLGLIFVLLFIMFGDVKDAGYVLVNVPFALVGGILALHLTGINFGISAGVGFIALFGICVQNGVILIGEFHKQGKKFADIGQAVHEAVRQRTRPVVMTALMAALGLLPAALSTGIGSESQKPLAVVIIGGLVTATVFTLLVFPIVYYRAMRHKFGK, translated from the coding sequence ATGAACAAGTTCATCAAGAACATCATCGGATTTTCCCTCAAAAACAAATTCTTCACGTTTTTCTGGGTACTTATTTTGGTCATCACGGGCGTGGTGAGCTACCTCCACATCCCCATCGAGGCGTTCCCCGACGTGACCAACACGCAGATCATCATCGTCACGGAGTGGAACGGGCGCAGCGCCGAAGAAGTAGAGCGCTTTGTGACCACCCCCATCGAGATCGCCATGAACCCCGTGCAGCGCAAGACCAACGTGCGCAGCATCACCATGTTCGGGCTGTCCGTCATCAAGATCATTTTTGAGGACGACGTGGAGGACTTCTTCGCCCGTCAGCAGGTGAACAACCAGCTGCGCAGCGTCACCCTGCCCGAGGGCGTGGAACCCGACGTGCAGCCGCCCTACGGCCCCACCGGCGAGATTTTCCGCTATGTGCTGCGCAGCCCCCAGCGCGACACCCGCGAACTGCTCACCATCCAAAACTGGGTCATCGACCGTCACCTGCGCGCCGTGCCAGGCATCGCCGACCTCGTGGCCTTCGGCGGTCAGGAGAAAATCTACGAGATCGCCGTCAACCCCATCAAGGCCCAACAGTACGAGATGACTCCGCTGGAGATATTCGAAGCCGTCGGCAAGGCCAACCTGAACGTGGGCGGCGATGTAATCGAAAAAAATGGCCAAGCCTACGTCGTGCGGGGCATCGGCCTGCTGAGCTCCATGGCGGAAATCGAGAACACCATCGTGGACAATTTCAACGGCAACCCCGTGCTGGTAAAAAACGTGGCCGAGGTGCGCGAAAGCAGCGCCCCCCGCGTGGGTCAGGTGGGCCTCGACGACGAGGACGACGTGGTGGAGGGCATCGTGGTGATGCGCAAGGGCGAAAACCCCAGCGAGGTGCTGGCCCGCCTGAAAGCCAAAATCGAGGAACTCAACAACGATATCCTCCCTGCCGACGTGAAAATGGAGACCTTTTACGACCGCGACCGCCTGATGAGCTACTGCACCGAAACGGTGCTGCACAACTTGTTCGAGGGCATCGTGCTGGTCACGGTGGTCGTGTTCCTGTTCATGGCCGACTGGCGCACCACGCTCATCGTGGCCATCGTCATCCCGCTCTCCCTGCTTTTTGCATTTATGTGCCTGAAAATGAAGGGCATGAGCGCCAACCTGCTCTCGCTCGGCGCGGTGGACTTCGGGATCATCATTGACGGGGCGGTGGTCATGGTGGAGGGCCTTTTTGTGGCGCTCGACCGCATGGCGCACCAACGCGGGATGCCGCAGTTCAACCGCTTGGCCAAGCTCGGCCTCATCCGGCGCACGGGCACGGAGATGGGCAAGGCCGTGTTTTTTTCCAAACTCATCATCATCTCCGCCCTGCTGCCCATTTTTTCGTTCCAAAAAGTGGAGGGCAAGATGTTCTCGCCCTTGGCCTACACGCTGGGCTTTGCATTGCTGGGCGCCCTGCTGTTCACCCTTACGCTGGTACCCGTGCTAGTGTCGGTCTTGCTGCGCAAGAACGTGCGCGAGAAGCACAATCCGGTGGTCAATTTCATCAACAACCTCGTGGAGGGCGGCTTCCGGCGCACGTTTGCCAACAAGCGCACCAGCCTCGCCGTGTCGGTGGCCGTGCTGGCGCTCACGCTGTTTTCCACGCGCTGGCTCGGCACCGAGTTTTTGCCCCAGCTCAACGAAGGCGCGTTGTGGGTAGAGGCCAAAATGCCCATGAGCACGTCCCTGCCCCAAACCGTGCAGATGACCGGCGAACTCCGAAAGGTGCTCAATTCCTTCCCCGAGGTGAACGGCGTGCTCTCGCAGGCCGGCCGCTCCAACGACGGCACCGACCCCAGCGGCTTTTACTATGTGCAAATGCAGGTCAACCTCAAGCCTAAGGAGGAGTGGGGGCGCAAAATCACGATGGACCAGCTGGTGGAGGAAATGGACGCCAAACTCAAGCACTTCCAGGGCATCAACTACAACTACTCCCAGCCGATCATTGACAACGTGGCCGAGGCCGTGGCCGGCATGAACGCCAACAACGCCGTCAAGATCATTGGCCCCGACCTGAACGTGCTCGACTCCTTGGCCAACCTCGTGCTGGAAAAAATCGAGCACGTGCCGGGCATCAAGGACATCGGCATCCTGCGCAACCTCGGCCAGCCCGAGGTGAGCGTGGTGCTCGACGAGGAAAAGATGGCCCTGTACGGCGTGACCAAGGCCGACGCGCTCTCGGTCATCGAAATGGCCATCGGTGGCAAAACAGCCACCGTGAAGTACGAGGGCGAGCGCAAGTTCGACATCCGCATCCGCTTCGACCGGGAGTACCGCAAGGACGAGGACGACCTGCTCCGCCTGTTCATTCCCACGCTCAGCGGAGGCCGCATCCCGCTCAAGGAAATCGCCGACATCCACACCGTCACCGGCCCGGCATTCATCTACCGCGACAACACCAAGCGCTTCATAGGGGTCAAGTTCACCGTGCGCGAGCGCGACCTCGGCAGCACCATCAGCGAGGCGCAGGCGGCGGTGCGCGATATCCAGTTCCCGCCCGGCTACACCGTGAACTGGGCCGGCGAATTTGAAAACCAAGTGCGGGCCACCAAGCGCCTCGCCCAGGTGACACCCATCAGCCTCGGCCTCATCTTCGTGCTGCTGTTCATCATGTTCGGCGACGTGAAAGATGCCGGCTACGTGCTCGTCAACGTGCCCTTCGCGCTCGTGGGCGGCATCTTGGCCCTGCATCTCACCGGCATCAACTTCGGCATTTCCGCCGGCGTGGGCTTCATCGCGCTGTTCGGCATTTGCGTGCAAAACGGCGTGATCCTCATCGGGGAATTTCACAAACAGGGGAAAAAGTTTGCCGACATTGGGCAGGCCGTCCACGAGGCCGTGCGCCAGCGCACCCGCCCCGTGGTGATGACCGCCCTCATGGCCGCCCTCGGCCTGCTGCCCGCCGCCCTGAGCACGGGCATCGGCTCGGAAAGCCAGAAGCCTTTGGCGGTGGTCATCATCGGCGGCTTGGTCACGGCCACGGTGTTCACCCTGCTGGTGTTCCCCATCGTGTACTATCGGGCCATGCGGCACAAGTTTGGAAAGTAG
- a CDS encoding magnesium transporter CorA family protein, with the protein MIRYYTREKRKLVELAEPDPGCWVHLTPPFGPDELEEFARRFEIDMAFLTDSLDLDERARYERDEDVRFILINTPIKNIYAQEENEAYFITVPIGIVLTIEHVITISAVETPVLDKFLQNNIRNFNPADEKRFVLQVLEQNVYHFLSCLKALNLRRNRVEKELMHSSRNTDLMQLLAIEKSLVYFVNSLNANELLKMKVKRTDFLHINGDEDMTELFEDIIIDNSQALSMANVYTNILNGTMDAYSSIISNNLNRFIHRLTVITVVLMVPTLISSFFGMNIDNGIPDKPWAFYTTVMMAGLITGGLYWLMQRRKML; encoded by the coding sequence GTGATCCGTTATTACACACGCGAAAAAAGGAAGCTCGTCGAATTGGCCGAGCCGGATCCCGGCTGTTGGGTACACCTTACCCCACCGTTCGGGCCTGACGAATTAGAGGAGTTCGCTCGCCGGTTCGAGATTGACATGGCCTTCCTCACCGACTCGCTCGACCTCGACGAACGCGCCCGATATGAGCGCGACGAGGATGTTCGCTTCATCCTCATCAATACGCCCATCAAGAACATCTACGCTCAAGAAGAAAACGAGGCGTACTTCATCACCGTCCCCATTGGCATCGTGCTGACCATAGAGCACGTCATCACGATTTCGGCGGTGGAGACACCCGTGCTCGACAAGTTTTTGCAAAACAATATCCGCAACTTCAACCCCGCCGATGAAAAACGCTTCGTGCTGCAAGTGCTCGAACAAAACGTGTATCATTTTCTCTCCTGCCTCAAAGCCCTCAATCTGCGCCGAAACCGCGTCGAAAAAGAGTTGATGCACTCCAGCCGCAACACCGACCTGATGCAGTTGCTGGCCATTGAAAAAAGCCTCGTCTATTTCGTCAACTCGCTCAACGCCAACGAATTGCTTAAAATGAAGGTGAAACGCACCGATTTCCTCCACATCAACGGCGACGAGGACATGACCGAGCTGTTCGAGGACATTATCATTGACAACTCGCAGGCGCTCTCCATGGCCAACGTGTATACCAACATCTTGAACGGCACGATGGATGCCTATTCCAGCATCATCTCCAATAACCTCAACCGCTTCATCCATCGCCTCACGGTCATCACCGTCGTGCTCATGGTGCCCACCCTGATTTCCTCCTTTTTCGGCATGAACATTGACAACGGCATCCCCGACAAACCCTGGGCCTTCTACACCACCGTCATGATGGCAGGCCTCATCACCGGCGGCCTGTATTGGTTGATGCAGCGTAGAAAAATGCTATAA